In a genomic window of Babylonia areolata isolate BAREFJ2019XMU chromosome 3, ASM4173473v1, whole genome shotgun sequence:
- the LOC143280320 gene encoding uncharacterized protein LOC143280320: MLTEGEPPEKAPRISAFTAASSTTTPPPPLPSHHHPHSHPHPLPDTTVGTGGEASSSSSSSHDPESFHLNENHEGGGGRPSAATTGVHTPTACAPDMPAFPERGGPPPLASADQMRAREQGVDMDYPTGSPEGGHSSGSGDGGRMGEKSNYGRRQREFIPEEKKDEQYWEKRRKNNEAARRSREKRRLHDMVLENRIVSLEQDNMRLRSELSCLKKHFGLPLDRPFMEQDRPDSLRASPSPPPVPPPSTSGGSMKGSNGGGGMNAAGLAPFSEPPPLLAVTPNSLPVTLQQATLPAVFPPQAAPMAYFLSGGNPNDLHVPRAKPDSQAPPLLHAHSNLIVKHETEEERELVIAAQSQDCGYGEEGTRDGLYPNYGPGPCPSPSAMGGLSASATAAAAAAQFAAASGGRDFSSRPNHYDHYPPRSWQRSPISSHSSDDASDEPLQLTVNKRSSEDDSRDDIDSGREGGMGGLGGDSNSSSRHSNGAGSPPQTSMPLKLRHKMPSELSPPHHPGYPGGPLGMTGTPFVGLTQLSEIALAQASPLSLVKKDSSGTAAVRGSAGRNPPSDPRHLDPKYVERRRRNNEAARKCRENRKNLTRLREAKSEYLESENNKLRVELESLQEEMKQLRELLDKKRLEQGLSQEALQQQTAFSEEQMKRLEQLEQEHRLLEQEQQRLEKKREQHQNDMLNNDYGDLDDHHKDLD, encoded by the exons ATGCTGACGGAAGGGGAACCTCCGGAGAAGGCCCCGCGCATCTCCGCCTtcaccgccgcctcctccaccaccacccctcctcctccgctcccTTCCCATCACCATccgcactcccacccccacccgctccctGACACCACCGTGGGGACGGGGGGCGAGGcgtcgtcctcttcttcctcctctcatgACCCGGAGTCCTTTCACCTGAACGAGAACCACGAGGGTGGAGGCGGCAGACCCTCGGCAGCCACAACAGGAGTTCATACCCCTACAGCGTGCGCCCCGGACATGCCGGCTTTCCCCGAGCGAGGTGGCCCTCCTCCCCTGGCCTCAGCGGATCAGATGAGGGCAAGGGAGCAGGGTGTAGACATGGACTACCCCACAGGCAGCCCCGAGGGGGGCCACTCTTCAGGCAGTGGGGACGGGGGAAGGATGGGCGAGAAAAGCAACTACGGCCGCCGCCAGCGCGAGTTCATCCccgaggagaagaaggacgagcAGTACTGGGAGAAGCGGCGGAAGAACAACGAg GCTGCACGGAGGTCCAGGGAGAAGCGGCGGCTGCACGACATGGTGCTGGAGAACCGGATCGTCTCCCTGGAGCAAGACAACATGCGTCTGCGCAGCGAGCTTAGCTGCCTGAAGAAGCACTTCGGTCTGCCTCTTGACCGTCCCTTTATGGAGCAGGACCGGCCCGACAGCCTGAgagcctctccctctccccctccagtcCCCCCTCCTTCGACCTCTGGGGGGTCCATGAAGGGGAGTAACGGAGGTGGGGGTATGAACGCCGCGGGTCTCGCTCCATTCAGCGAGCCTCCTCCGTTGCTGGCGGTGACCCCCAATTCATTGCCCGTCACGCTGCAGCAGGCCACTCTGCCGGCGGTGTTCCCGCCTCAGGCGGCGCCCATGGCCTATTTTTTGTCCGGGGGCAACCCCAATGACCTGCATGTGCCTCGCGCCAAGCCGGACAGCCAAGCCCCACCCCTGTTGCACGCGCACAGCAACCTGATCGTCAAGCACGAGacggaggaggaaagagaacTAGTGATAGCCGCACAGTCCCAGGACTGCGGCTACGGGGAGGAAGGAACCAGAGACGGCCTGTACCCGAACTATGGCCCAGGTCCCTGCCCCTCACCCTCCGCAATGGGAGGTCTGTCCGCCTCCGCCACcgctgccgccgctgctgctcAGTTTGCCGCCGCGAGTGGGGGAAGAGACTTTTCTTCCAGACCCAACCACTATGACCACTACCCGCCCCGCTCCTGGCAACGTTCCCCCATCAGCAGCCACAGCAGCGACGACGCGTCGGACGAGCCCCTGCAGCTGACAGTCAACAAACGCTCCAGCGAAGACGACTCCCGCGACGACATCGACtcgggaagagagggagggatgggcgGTCTAGGGGGCGACTCAAACAGCAGCAGCCGCCATAGCAATGGGGCCGGCAGCCCGCCTCAGACCTCCATGCCGCTCAAGCTCCGGCACAAGATGCCCTCAGAGCTGTCGCCGCCCCACCACCCAGGCTACCCCGGGGGCCCGCTGGGCATGACGGGAACGCCTTTCGTGGGGCTGACCCAGCTGTCAGAGATCGCCTTGGCCCAGGCCTCGCCGCTCTCGCTTGTCAAGAAGGACAGCAGCGGGACTGCGGCGGTGCGGGGATCAGCCGGTAGGAACCCTCCTTCGGACCCCAGACACCTGGACCCCAAGTACGTTGAGCGCCGGCGCCGCAACAACGAAGCCGCCCGCAAGTGCCGAGAGAACCGCAAGAACCTGACGCGCCTGCGAGAGGCCAAGTCAGAGTACCTGGAGAGTGAGAACAACAAGCTGCGCGTTGAGCTGGAGTCGCTGCAGGAGGAGATGAAGCAGCTGCGTGAACTGCTGGACAAGAAGCGGCTGGAGCAGGGACTGAGCCAGGAGGCCCTCCAGCAGCAGACGGCCTTCTCCGAGGAGCAGATGAAACGCCTGGAGCAGCTGGAACAGGAGCACCGGCTCCTAGAGCAAGAGCAGCAGCGGCTGGAGAAGAAGCGCGAGCAGCACCAGAACGACATGCTCAACAACGACTACGGGGATCTGGACGATCATCACAAAGACTTGGACTGA